The Geoalkalibacter subterraneus genome contains the following window.
GGACGCATCGGCTACCCCTTTTTGAGTACCGCCAGGACTTCTCGCAGCAGGCCGGGGTCGAACCCATGACCCACGTGGAGATAAATCCCGTTGCACTCCAAGCACAAAGGCGAGCGATCACGCCCGATTGGAAGTTGGACAAACTTTCCAGAGACCTCCGTGATCAGCGACAATTAAATCTCCCGTCCGGCGACAATTATAATTCCCGAAATTTTTAGGGGATTGTAAGCTTCCGCCCATCTTTAAAGAAAGGATGGCGGATGGTCACCGATCAACAAGTAAGGAGGTTATTCAAGCTGATGAAAACGCAAACCACAGGCTGCGTTGCCGCTGCCAAGGCCGGCATGGATGAAAAGACCGCCCGCAAGTACGTGAAGGCGGGCAACCTACCCAGCGAGCTCAAGGTTGAGCACACCTGGCGAACCAGAACGGACCCCTTTGAGGCCCATTGGGAGGACATTCGTGAGAAGCTTGCCGATAATCCGGGGCTGGAGGCCAAGACCCTCTTCGAGGATCTCCAGCGCCGCTTTCCCGGCGTCTTCTCAGACGGCCAGCTGCGCACCCTGCAGCGTCGCGTGAAGCGGTGGCGGGCCCTGGAAGGTCCCTCCAAGGAAACGTTCTTCCCTCAGCTGCACCGCCCCGGCGAGCTGGCCCAGTCCGATTACACGCACATGGGCAAGCTCGGCATCACCATCGCCAAACAGCCCTTCGACCACCTCATCTATCACTTCGTGCTCACCTACTCCAACTGGGAAACCGGCAGCATCTGCTACTCGGAGAGCTTCGAAAGCCTCAGCGAGGGGCTGCAGGCGGCGTTGTGGGAACTCGGCGGCGTGCCACAGGCTCATCAGACGGACCGGCTGACGGCGGCCGTGCACAACGCCCTGCACCAGGAAGAATTCACCCAACGCTATCAGGCTCTGCTCAGGCATTACAACCTGAGTGGTCGCAAGACGCAGGCCGCCAGCCCCAACGAGAACGGCGACGTGGAGCAGAGCAACTACCGTTTGAAGAGGGCGGTTCGCCAGGCCCTCCTTCTGCGCGGCAGCTTCGACTTCGAGAGCATCGAGGAGTACCGGCGCTTTTTGCGCGAGCTCTTCACCAAGCTCAACCGCGGTCGCCGCGAGCGTTTTCTGGAGGAGCAACGCATACTGCGCCACCTGCCACAAAGGCGGCTGGAGAGCTGTACGCGCCTTGAGGTCACGGTCAGTCGCGCAAGCACCATCCGGGTCAGCAACAACACCTATTCCGTCGAAAGCCGCCTGATCGGCGAGAGCCTACAAGTTGAGCTTTTTGCCGACCATCTCGATCTTTTCTACGCTCAGAAGCGCGTGGACTCGATGCCTCGCCTGCGCGGCAGGTGCCGGCATCTTATCAACTACCGCCACGTCATCGATCAGCTGCAGCGAAAGCCTGGAGCCTTCGAGAATTACCGCTACCGCGAGGAGATGTTTCCCGGCAGCTGTTTCCGGCTCGCCTATGACGAGCTCAAAGAGCGCCACACCCAGCAAGTGGCCGCTCGCGAGTACCTCAAGATACTGGCGCTGGCGGCCAAAGAGAGCGAAGTGGCGGTTGCTGCGGCCCTGGACGAGCTGTGCGGGCATCAACCCGTCACGGCACAGGCCGTGGAGGAGTTGGTGCACGCACAGCAGATTGCCTCGCCTGTGACCGAGATCGGAGTCGCCGCAGTCGACCTTCTCAGCTACGATCGCCTATTGTCCGGGCAGCAGGAGCTGGCCCATGCAATCTGAGAAGGAGAAAGCAGCCCGCCTGCACCGCCACCTGACCGAACTGCACCTGCCCACCATCCGGCGCTGCTATCAGGAGAGCGCAATCGCAGCGCGCCGGGACAACTGGGAGTACGAGAGCTACCTGCTGGAGCTGGCCGAGCGCGAGCGCGAAGAGCGCCGTAACGCCAGGACCGCGCGCCTGCTCAAGGACTCGAAACTGCCGCTGGAGAAAAACCTCAAGGCGTTTGACCGCAAGCGATTGCCTCGTAAGGTCGATACACAGCTGACCCAGCTGCTCAAGGCGACGTTTCTCGATCATAAGGAAAACGTCCTGGCCTTCGGCAATCCCGGCAGCGGCAAGACCCATCTGCTGTGCGCGGTGGCCCAGGAGCTCATTTATCAGGGCCGGCAGATACGCTTTATGCCCTGTAACCTGCTGGTGCAGGAGCTTCTGATCGCCAAGAGGGATCTGACGCTGGCCCGCGTGCTCAAGCGCTACGCAAAATACGAGGCGCTGATCATCGACGACATCGGGTACGTGCAGCAAAGCCGCGAGGAGATGGAGGTCCTCTTCACCCTGCTGGCGGATCGCTATGAGCGTAGCAGCATCATGCTCACCAGCAATCTGCCCTTCTCAAAATGGGAGCAGATCTTCAAGGATCCCATGACCACAGCGGCGGCCATTGACCGACTCGTTCACCACAGCGTGATTCTGGAGCTCAATATGCCCAGCTACCGTTTGGAGCAATCACAAAAGGCGCAGGCCCTGACTGAGCCACACCAAGAGACCCTTTAGGAGCAAACCCCATGAAATGCTTAGCCTACAACCCCCAGAAAGGCCGCCTGGAGACGCTTGAGGTGGAGTTCACACCTGAGAACACGACACGGTTTCTGCGTTGCGGCAGTGGTTGCGTCACTGCGATCACCGACTGTAACGGTGGGTTGCTCATCAAGTCGGGCTTCGACCACCCGGTCTACCTGTATGACGTATCCAGAGCGGACATCGGGTACAGCCAGAAAAAGGCCAGAGAGCTTCAGCAGCAAAACATCTAGCAGAGCCGCAAGCGGCGGCGGCAAAAAGTCCCAACAGCCACCGTCGTCAACAGCTCTCAAGAAACGGGAATTTTAATTGTCGCTGACCCGGAAAAATAGTTGACGTTGATCACCTCCGGCTGTTCGGGCTGCAAACGTT
Protein-coding sequences here:
- the istA gene encoding IS21 family transposase is translated as MKTQTTGCVAAAKAGMDEKTARKYVKAGNLPSELKVEHTWRTRTDPFEAHWEDIREKLADNPGLEAKTLFEDLQRRFPGVFSDGQLRTLQRRVKRWRALEGPSKETFFPQLHRPGELAQSDYTHMGKLGITIAKQPFDHLIYHFVLTYSNWETGSICYSESFESLSEGLQAALWELGGVPQAHQTDRLTAAVHNALHQEEFTQRYQALLRHYNLSGRKTQAASPNENGDVEQSNYRLKRAVRQALLLRGSFDFESIEEYRRFLRELFTKLNRGRRERFLEEQRILRHLPQRRLESCTRLEVTVSRASTIRVSNNTYSVESRLIGESLQVELFADHLDLFYAQKRVDSMPRLRGRCRHLINYRHVIDQLQRKPGAFENYRYREEMFPGSCFRLAYDELKERHTQQVAAREYLKILALAAKESEVAVAAALDELCGHQPVTAQAVEELVHAQQIASPVTEIGVAAVDLLSYDRLLSGQQELAHAI
- the istB gene encoding IS21-like element helper ATPase IstB: MQSEKEKAARLHRHLTELHLPTIRRCYQESAIAARRDNWEYESYLLELAEREREERRNARTARLLKDSKLPLEKNLKAFDRKRLPRKVDTQLTQLLKATFLDHKENVLAFGNPGSGKTHLLCAVAQELIYQGRQIRFMPCNLLVQELLIAKRDLTLARVLKRYAKYEALIIDDIGYVQQSREEMEVLFTLLADRYERSSIMLTSNLPFSKWEQIFKDPMTTAAAIDRLVHHSVILELNMPSYRLEQSQKAQALTEPHQETL